A region from the Benincasa hispida cultivar B227 chromosome 10, ASM972705v1, whole genome shotgun sequence genome encodes:
- the LOC120089022 gene encoding uncharacterized protein LOC120089022 — MSPYALVFGKACHPPLKLEHKAMWASKMLNFDRASARKVRKLQLNELVEWQMNAYQNAKLYKERTRKWHDDRISNRTFFEGKLKSRWSRPFCIKTIFPRGVVELTTEDGNNAFKVNGQRIRPYYGGDVE, encoded by the exons atgtccccatatgctcTGGTCttcggaaaagcttgtcatccgCCTCTCAAGTTGGAACACAAGGCAATGTGGGCAAGCAAAATGCTAAACTTTGATCGAGCAAGCGCGAGGAAAGTCCGGAAGCTGCAGCTGAATGAACTGGTCGAGTGGCAAATGAACGCTTACCAAAATGCTAAGCTCTATAAGGAGAGAACCAGAAAGTGGCATGATGACCGCATAAGCAATCGGACATTCTTCGAGG GGAAGTTGAAGTCCCGCTGGTCTAGGCCATTCtgcatcaagactatctttccccgTGGCGTAGTGGAGCTAACAACGGAAGATGGGAACAAcgcatttaaagtcaatggtcaacgaatTAGGCCCTACTATGGGGGTGATGTGGAATGA